AAGCTTCATGAATCAGAAACTAAAAGGGAAAGAATATAAAGCATTTTGTCATCTAAGAGCATATATTGAGAGATTTAAGTAGTCAATTCATgcctataataataaaatatgccaACCACCATTAAGGTGGGAAATGAAAAGGGGAAATGAAATTCACTGGTAAGAGGTAAATAACTATAATGCACGCACAGAATACACAAAACAGATTGATGGTATATTTACATAATCATCTAATGAACAGAGATAAGTTGGTTAAAAATGATAGAACATACCCAAAGACCCACAAGGATACCGCAAGAAGCATTGTACCAACCATAATCCATTGATTTCTGGTAACAGCACCCATGCTTTCCAGTCTCTTGGCAGCCATAGCAGGGGCATCAGGAGTGTCCTTGGTTTCTGGAGgataaattaagtataaaactaGTGGCGTAACTAGAAGTGAACAAATGGCAGGTACACTGGCAACCTTGAACCAAGTCATCCAAATGTTGGGAATTACCACCCCAACTTTCTCAGCCAATTTAATGCCTAACAAATTTTGAGCTGCAGCGGTGAAGTAAAGCGCACTAGAGCTACCGGCAGCCTATCAAAAATCATAACAACATCAATACATGTAACACAATCATTAGATAATGCCGGCATATTATAGTTTCATACCTATATGCTAATAAGACAGAAAACATTCAACTTTTAACAGATTCGTGGTTCCTTACATTGTCAAATTCATTCACATCATAAGCAACCATGCAGTGAAATGTGATACATTTAGTGCAAATATATTATCAATACGGCAGATCCTCAACTAAACACTGTACTATTTGACAGAGAAAagaacagtagaacactagcaGAAGTTCCCATAAGTAAACTAACCCCAAACTCATGAAAACAAACCACTTGGCTAAAACCAAGTTGAATCTATTTAATGGTATTTCAATTCTTCATTTTTCAACTTTCAATTGGGTTTTTTATGATAGTGTCTTGACACAAAGTGTTCCTAACACCCATTTCAGCAAAGCATGAACTTCATGAACTAAACCAatgaagaaaacaaaaaatCCTATGACAATAgttcaagagagagagagagagagagaacactAACCTGAAACTGGGACTGAATCAGATAAGAACCAAGCTTCTTCTTCGAAGGATCATCAGGTTTACTCCCAGCCGATAGTGCCAACGACTGAATTATAGGCAAGAAGACCCCACCAGCTCTTGCCGTCGTGCTCGGCATTGCCGGCGCAATCAAGGCCTCTCCAATCGTCAATCCATACGACAATCCCAACGTACTCTTCCCAAAacatttgaccaaaaaagtcgCAACTCGATCGCCCAACCCGGTCTTGACAAACCCTCTAGCGAAGAAGAACGAAATCACAATCAGCCACATTACCTCACTGGTGAAGGCGCCGAAGGCCGCCGTGAAAGGCAGAGTCTTTGTCGCAATACACGTAGTCATTCCTAGAAACGCCCAAGCCCCGACCGGCAAGGGGTTCAGAACCAGACCGGCCACCGTCGAGAGAAAAATCGCGAGCAACTGCCATGCCTGAGGGGTCACTTCGACGGGTTTGGGAATAAAGAATCGAACAACGACTCCAATGGCAACGGAAAGAATCAGGGGAACAATCTTCGCACCTTGAACAGGCACCGGCGGCGACGGCTGTGCggctgaagaagaagaagaggaagcagCCGCAGCAGCAGCAGCTTGGATCTGAAGATGAGTTTTGCGGAGGGGAGAGAAGACAATGGGTTTGGTTGGGGAGAAGAGAGTGGATGATCGGAGGGTCAAGATCGAAGGAGAAGAGGAAATGGAGAGTTGGGATTTGGAGATGGCGGGTCGAGGAGAACGATGATTACGAAGCAAGGTGGAGCGGGAAGTGAGAGAGTAGGTAGAAGTGGAAGAGGAGAGAGAGTGAAGAGCGAAACTCCCCATGGTTGGACttggaagaaaaagaaatgaCTCAGAAGGGACTGTGAGTGAGAATTTGAGAAAAAGAAAGGGTTTTTCTGCAAATTATAATGGCTGAGTGTTAAGTGAGTAGTTAGTAGGAGCGGAGCTCCCCAGAGAAAGCAACGGAAAAATCAATTGCTATTTTGTGTGTATTTTGAGGAGAGGAGAGGAGAAGAGGCAAGATGAGTTCAATcattttatttctttcatttctttacttatttttatttttaattttcaatcaaaaaaaaaatataatattattctttATGTGAGGCTGTGTTGGATTCTCAATTTCTCTCTCAGGATGTTTGCTCACGTTATactcttaaataaaataaaatatttggaCTTGGTGTTtggttacaaaataaaaataggaTAGTAATAAAAGTTagaatgaaatagaatagaatagaaattttattttcttagttATTGGAGATCTTCTGGTGCACTAGTATTCCTTTAAATCTTTCTCTCCATAGCGCAAAATTTCTTGTTCCATCGA
This Cannabis sativa cultivar Pink pepper isolate KNU-18-1 chromosome 6, ASM2916894v1, whole genome shotgun sequence DNA region includes the following protein-coding sequences:
- the LOC115725188 gene encoding dicarboxylate transporter 2.1, chloroplastic, producing MGSFALHSLSSSTSTYSLTSRSTLLRNHRSPRPAISKSQLSISSSPSILTLRSSTLFSPTKPIVFSPLRKTHLQIQAAAAAAASSSSSSAAQPSPPVPVQGAKIVPLILSVAIGVVVRFFIPKPVEVTPQAWQLLAIFLSTVAGLVLNPLPVGAWAFLGMTTCIATKTLPFTAAFGAFTSEVMWLIVISFFFARGFVKTGLGDRVATFLVKCFGKSTLGLSYGLTIGEALIAPAMPSTTARAGGVFLPIIQSLALSAGSKPDDPSKKKLGSYLIQSQFQAAGSSSALYFTAAAQNLLGIKLAEKVGVVIPNIWMTWFKVASVPAICSLLVTPLVLYLIYPPETKDTPDAPAMAAKRLESMGAVTRNQWIMVGTMLLAVSLWVFGEAIGVPSVVAAMIGLSILLLTGVLDWGDCLNEKSAWDTLLWFAAVVGMASQLTDLGIVSWMSNSVAKLLTSYSLSWPAAFGVLQATYFLVHYIFASQTGHVGALYAAFLAMQIAAGVPSVMAALTLSYSTNLFGALTHYSSGQAAVYYGAGYVDLPDVFKIGFVMAVINAVIWVVVASFWWKFLGLY